In Liquorilactobacillus hordei DSM 19519, the following proteins share a genomic window:
- a CDS encoding HD domain-containing protein → MDLSNKIAKVHNFSLEQMSSDTTGHGFDHILRVVNMTKKILKNEPGNPLVAISAAYLHDIADDKLVSDPAVQNSKTIDFLSANAFSDSEISEIMYITKNLSFSSSLGQNPPVLSISGQIVQDADRLDAIGAIGTLRAIYYGGKHSQVIYDPTIKPRILKNKTEYRNLSKETIINHFYEKLLNLKKMMNTSTAKEIAEGRQAFMLSFLNEFTDEWNGKI, encoded by the coding sequence ATGGATTTATCCAATAAAATTGCTAAAGTACATAATTTTTCTTTGGAACAAATGAGTTCAGATACAACTGGACACGGCTTTGATCATATTCTACGTGTAGTTAATATGACAAAAAAAATATTAAAAAATGAACCTGGTAACCCCCTAGTAGCAATTTCTGCCGCTTACCTTCACGATATCGCGGACGATAAATTAGTGTCAGATCCTGCTGTTCAAAACAGCAAAACGATTGATTTTTTAAGTGCTAATGCTTTTTCTGATAGTGAGATTTCTGAAATAATGTATATTACAAAGAATCTATCATTTAGTAGCTCTTTAGGTCAAAATCCGCCTGTACTATCTATTTCAGGTCAGATCGTCCAAGATGCGGATCGTCTAGATGCAATTGGTGCGATTGGGACATTACGTGCCATCTATTATGGTGGAAAACATTCACAAGTAATCTATGATCCAACGATTAAGCCTAGAATATTAAAAAATAAAACGGAATATCGTAATCTTTCTAAAGAAACGATTATCAATCATTTTTATGAAAAATTGCTCAATTTAAAAAAAATGATGAATACTTCTACTGCAAAAGAGATTGCTGAAGGCAGACAAGCTTTCATGTTAAGCTTTCTAAACGAATTTACTGATGAATGGAACGGAAAAATATAA
- a CDS encoding metal ABC transporter solute-binding protein, whose translation MKKKNYLFLLLSLILILAGCSANTQKKSKGISVVATTDFYGEVAKAVLGNHGSVTSIINNPNIDPHDFEPTTKTAKTVANSDILLYNGIGYDSWAKKLSGAKKIAVGEDIMNKKDGDNEHLWYNSKTMPAVAEYLAKRFGKIDSKHKKEYLANAKKYANSLSKLNTMINQIKKNSNNKLVDVSEPVFDYALQDMGYQVNNVHFSDSVEKGTDPSPSDIKNMQNDIKNHKIAFFVQNTQASDKVVKNLVALCKKYNVPVVSVTETLPKHKDYFNWMKGEYQQVLNIQKSES comes from the coding sequence GTGAAAAAGAAAAACTATCTTTTCTTACTTTTATCTTTAATTTTGATTCTTGCTGGATGTTCAGCAAATACTCAAAAAAAATCGAAAGGAATTTCAGTCGTTGCTACAACTGACTTCTACGGAGAAGTTGCAAAAGCAGTTCTTGGGAATCATGGTTCGGTTACATCTATTATTAACAATCCTAACATTGATCCCCACGATTTTGAGCCAACCACTAAAACGGCAAAAACTGTCGCTAATAGCGATATCTTACTTTATAATGGTATTGGCTATGATTCATGGGCAAAAAAATTGTCTGGTGCTAAGAAAATTGCAGTTGGCGAAGATATTATGAATAAAAAGGATGGAGATAATGAACATCTTTGGTATAATAGTAAGACAATGCCTGCTGTTGCCGAATATTTAGCTAAACGATTCGGAAAAATTGATTCTAAACACAAAAAAGAATATTTAGCAAATGCTAAAAAATATGCGAATAGTCTTTCTAAATTAAATACCATGATTAATCAAATCAAAAAGAATAGTAATAATAAGTTAGTTGACGTTAGTGAACCGGTCTTTGATTACGCATTACAAGATATGGGATATCAGGTTAATAATGTGCATTTTTCTGACTCTGTTGAAAAGGGAACAGATCCTTCTCCTAGTGACATTAAAAATATGCAAAATGATATTAAAAACCATAAAATTGCGTTCTTTGTTCAAAACACACAGGCAAGTGATAAAGTTGTAAAAAACCTCGTAGCATTGTGTAAAAAATATAACGTCCCAGTGGTTAGTGTTACTGAGACATTACCAAAACACAAAGACTACTTTAATTGGATGAAAGGTGAATACCAACAAGTTCTAAATATTCAAAAAAGCGAGAGTTAG
- a CDS encoding metal ABC transporter ATP-binding protein, whose product MNSMMEVKNLDIQVPGKQLFKNLSFTVPSNKLTCMTGENGVGKTTLVKHILQSFKTKDDHIVINTTRAKTQYVPQLRNIDDEFPLSIHDFVGLGLRQSNLLWHTKSEKRLLQDIIQKTNLATIEKRPLGAASGGEKQRAFLAQALCAEPNLLILDESTASLDTSTKNDLLSLIRSLLLEQDITVLFITHDPELIEKYADYELHLSHLQAKLTRKERKD is encoded by the coding sequence ATGAATTCAATGATGGAAGTTAAGAATCTGGATATTCAGGTTCCAGGGAAACAATTATTTAAAAACTTAAGTTTTACTGTTCCCTCCAATAAGTTAACCTGTATGACTGGTGAAAATGGAGTTGGTAAAACAACTTTGGTAAAACACATTTTGCAAAGTTTCAAGACAAAAGATGACCACATCGTTATTAATACGACTCGTGCCAAAACACAATATGTGCCTCAATTGCGCAATATTGATGACGAATTCCCATTAAGTATCCATGATTTTGTTGGATTAGGTCTACGTCAATCAAACTTATTATGGCATACTAAATCCGAGAAAAGATTGTTACAAGATATCATTCAAAAAACAAATCTTGCAACAATTGAAAAACGTCCTTTAGGTGCAGCCTCAGGTGGGGAAAAACAACGAGCTTTTTTAGCACAAGCTCTATGTGCTGAACCGAACTTGTTAATACTGGATGAATCAACTGCAAGTCTTGATACAAGTACAAAAAATGATTTACTTAGTTTAATTCGCTCTTTACTACTAGAACAGGACATCACTGTTTTATTCATCACACATGATCCCGAATTAATAGAGAAGTATGCAGATTATGAACTTCACTTGTCTCATTTGCAGGCAAAGCTCACTAGAAAGGAGCGTAAAGACTAA
- a CDS encoding metal ABC transporter permease: protein MLQFDFMRYAFIAGIFISLICGVMGTFVVARQTSFFTHTLSEIGFSGAAFGIFLGISPLLGMIIFTMTSALFIGISGDRLSRREASISLFSGLFIGLGILFLSLSSKQSSYATNILFGSIVGINIGNLYSLVALSILILIVITLLFRQLAYNSFDVTGSQYNQHLNLLTSIVFLGLLALTISVTSQIIGSLLIFVLLTIPASSAKYYTSSLWKMIFLSTIFSLGGIWIGLYLSYITNWPVTFFITTVEALIYCSALICRQLQVSKLSLKN, encoded by the coding sequence ATGCTGCAATTTGATTTCATGCGCTATGCTTTTATTGCAGGTATTTTTATCTCCTTAATATGTGGGGTAATGGGAACCTTCGTCGTTGCACGCCAAACTTCCTTCTTTACGCATACCCTTTCTGAAATTGGTTTTTCAGGAGCAGCCTTCGGAATTTTCTTGGGTATTAGTCCGCTCCTAGGTATGATTATTTTTACAATGACTAGTGCTTTATTTATCGGAATTTCAGGTGATCGTCTCAGTAGACGAGAAGCTTCCATTAGCCTTTTCTCAGGACTTTTTATTGGACTAGGGATTTTATTTCTTTCTCTATCTAGTAAACAATCCAGTTACGCAACTAATATCTTATTTGGTAGTATCGTGGGAATAAACATCGGAAATCTCTACTCTTTGGTAGCACTAAGTATATTGATTTTGATAGTCATCACTTTATTATTTAGACAATTAGCTTACAATTCTTTTGACGTGACTGGCTCACAATACAATCAGCATCTTAATCTATTGACTTCCATCGTTTTCTTAGGTTTGTTAGCTCTCACTATTAGTGTGACTTCTCAAATTATAGGTTCTTTGTTGATATTTGTCCTACTGACAATTCCTGCTTCTTCCGCTAAATACTATACATCTTCACTTTGGAAAATGATTTTTTTGTCCACCATTTTCTCACTCGGAGGTATTTGGATAGGCTTATATCTATCGTATATAACAAACTGGCCAGTTACTTTCTTTATTACAACAGTTGAGGCACTTATCTATTGTTCAGCTTTAATATGCCGCCAACTACAAGTTAGCAAGTTATCACTTAAAAATTAG
- a CDS encoding IS1182 family transposase: MYNNYNINQAVLSIKTDWEPKENHPARMINQIVEDLKINDPYIFGRPRKYDLRVLLKLILFAYTKGIFSSRRINTLAEENLAARWLTQEQVPAYRTICRFRISDEVESLINQCILKLTKYLKQNNFIDEVTFIDGTKILADANKYSFVWRKNTIRFDKLNRSAIITLLEELNDAKFKCQLPAETDLTLEMLDEITLRLENDLKDLNKKIEKEHISPNPDKSRRRKLKSLKRKLKLRQTKLLAHKIQTRIYGKRNSYSKTDHDATFMRVKEDPMLNGQLKPAYNLQIATSKQFVTAFGIFQNPGDTKTLIPFLQQQKAAGTLGKYIVADAGYGSESNYRYLEDELPEHTALIPYGTMLKENSRKWKSDDRKVMNWAYHPKDDYFIDLQGVRFSFYAYRKRKDKYGFVREFKEYQANKYDNDFKIDHRAFTKNGNPRKISINSAWEYFKAKERKLLSNHQTGSIYGQRKIDVESVFGGLKACLGFKKFSVRGLEKVKREAGIALMAMNIRKLVAKGTNYNCFINKKKRLVKIKERFSLISYILKDLWHSPFFIELKKAILQY; encoded by the coding sequence ATGTACAATAATTATAACATAAATCAGGCTGTACTTAGTATTAAAACTGACTGGGAGCCAAAAGAAAATCATCCTGCACGGATGATTAATCAAATAGTTGAAGACCTTAAAATTAATGATCCTTACATCTTTGGACGACCGCGTAAGTATGATCTGCGTGTACTTTTAAAATTAATTTTGTTTGCGTACACAAAAGGTATCTTCAGTAGTCGTCGTATTAATACCTTGGCAGAAGAGAATTTGGCAGCCCGTTGGCTGACACAAGAACAGGTTCCAGCCTACCGAACAATTTGTCGTTTTAGAATTTCAGATGAAGTTGAGAGCTTGATTAATCAATGTATTCTAAAACTAACCAAATATCTGAAACAAAACAATTTTATTGATGAAGTTACTTTTATTGACGGGACTAAAATTTTAGCTGATGCCAATAAATATAGTTTTGTTTGGCGTAAGAATACGATTCGTTTTGACAAGCTTAATCGCTCTGCGATTATAACCCTTCTGGAAGAATTAAATGACGCTAAGTTTAAGTGTCAGCTCCCAGCAGAGACAGATCTTACTTTAGAAATGCTTGATGAAATTACCTTGCGGTTAGAAAATGACTTGAAAGATTTGAATAAAAAGATTGAAAAAGAACATATCTCTCCAAACCCAGACAAGTCAAGGCGTCGAAAACTAAAATCTTTAAAACGAAAACTTAAGTTACGGCAAACTAAATTATTAGCTCATAAAATACAAACCAGAATTTATGGTAAAAGAAATAGTTATTCAAAAACAGATCATGATGCAACTTTCATGCGTGTTAAGGAAGATCCAATGCTCAACGGACAGCTAAAACCGGCTTATAATCTACAAATCGCCACAAGTAAACAATTTGTAACTGCCTTCGGCATTTTTCAAAATCCAGGAGATACCAAAACATTAATTCCTTTTTTACAGCAACAAAAAGCAGCTGGAACTTTAGGTAAGTATATTGTGGCTGATGCAGGATACGGTTCAGAATCAAATTATCGATATCTCGAAGATGAATTACCTGAACATACAGCGTTAATTCCATATGGGACAATGTTAAAAGAAAATAGTCGCAAATGGAAAAGTGATGACCGTAAGGTCATGAATTGGGCGTATCATCCTAAAGACGATTATTTTATTGATCTGCAGGGAGTTAGATTTAGTTTTTATGCTTACCGTAAGCGCAAAGATAAGTACGGATTTGTACGTGAATTTAAAGAGTATCAGGCAAACAAATACGATAACGATTTTAAAATTGATCACCGAGCATTCACTAAAAACGGAAATCCTCGTAAAATAAGTATTAATAGCGCATGGGAGTATTTCAAAGCTAAGGAACGCAAGTTGCTTTCAAATCACCAAACTGGTTCAATTTACGGACAACGTAAAATAGATGTTGAATCAGTTTTTGGTGGATTGAAGGCTTGTTTGGGTTTTAAAAAATTTTCGGTTAGAGGTCTTGAGAAGGTAAAAAGGGAAGCTGGAATTGCCTTGATGGCAATGAATATTAGAAAATTGGTGGCGAAAGGCACCAATTATAACTGTTTTATAAACAAAAAGAAGAGATTAGTGAAAATCAAAGAACGATTTTCACTAATCTCTTATATTTTGAAGGACTTATGGCACAGCCCCTTTTTTATTGAGCTGAAAAAAGCGATTCTACAGTATTAG
- a CDS encoding phosphoglycerate dehydrogenase: MLDIKTYNMIAPEGTAEFPADKYTINETDKPAALLIRSQDMHKTRFGTSVLAIARAGVGVNNIPLVEANSNGTVVFNTPGSNANAVKELIVAMLILATRPVFSSVQWAKKLNGADVSLQTEKGKNHFAGTELQGKTIGIIGLGSVGSRVARATADLGMHVIGYDPYISVEHAWRLSNDIPRAKDLSELLQKSDYVTIHIPYTEGNKDLISSKELAELKDGAILLNYSRWGIVNENAVIDALDSHKIAQYLTDFSSEKVIKHESTIVTPHIGGTTLEAEINGAIMAAQTLKKYLETGNIVNSVNFPAVEMPFDSNFRITLIHQNVPNMVGRITTILAKYDINIDNMINRSREQIAYTMIDTDNISEKTFNKLKNELIEISEVIRVREIRKNK; this comes from the coding sequence ATGTTGGATATTAAGACTTATAATATGATTGCTCCAGAAGGTACAGCTGAATTTCCTGCTGATAAGTATACAATTAATGAAACTGATAAACCCGCTGCACTGTTAATTAGAAGTCAGGATATGCATAAAACGAGATTTGGCACAAGTGTGCTTGCAATTGCAAGAGCCGGTGTTGGTGTTAATAATATTCCACTTGTTGAAGCTAATTCAAATGGCACAGTTGTCTTTAATACACCTGGTTCAAATGCTAATGCGGTTAAGGAACTAATAGTGGCAATGCTGATTCTAGCGACCAGACCAGTTTTTTCTTCGGTTCAATGGGCCAAAAAATTAAATGGAGCGGATGTTAGTCTGCAGACAGAAAAAGGGAAGAATCATTTTGCAGGAACTGAGTTACAAGGCAAAACGATTGGGATAATAGGGCTTGGTTCTGTTGGTTCTAGGGTAGCACGAGCAACAGCAGATCTGGGAATGCATGTAATTGGATACGATCCATATATTAGTGTAGAACATGCTTGGCGTCTATCTAATGATATTCCACGTGCTAAAGATCTGAGTGAATTATTACAAAAAAGCGATTATGTTACGATTCATATTCCTTACACAGAAGGTAACAAAGATTTAATTTCTTCAAAGGAGTTGGCTGAACTCAAAGATGGTGCTATTCTTTTAAACTATTCACGTTGGGGAATAGTTAACGAGAATGCAGTTATTGATGCTTTGGATAGTCATAAAATAGCACAGTATCTGACAGATTTTAGCTCAGAGAAGGTTATCAAGCATGAGAGCACTATTGTTACTCCACATATTGGTGGAACAACGCTTGAAGCTGAAATAAATGGTGCAATAATGGCAGCCCAAACGCTAAAAAAATATCTTGAAACAGGTAATATTGTTAATTCTGTTAATTTTCCAGCAGTAGAGATGCCATTTGATTCTAATTTTCGAATTACTTTAATTCATCAAAACGTTCCAAATATGGTTGGTAGAATAACAACAATTCTTGCTAAATATGATATTAACATTGATAATATGATTAATCGCAGTCGTGAGCAGATTGCTTATACAATGATTGATACGGATAATATTTCAGAAAAAACTTTCAATAAACTAAAGAACGAGTTAATTGAAATTTCTGAGGTAATCAGAGTAAGAGAAATAAGAAAAAATAAATAA
- the serC gene encoding 3-phosphoserine/phosphohydroxythreonine transaminase: MAIVYNFSAGPAVMPKEVLEKVQRELLSYKNSGMSVMEISHRSSLFADIQKNAEGNLRKLMNIPDEYDVLFLQGGATLQFTMAPMNLAINKKKIDFVDTGHWAQRAIEEARLVDGIEVTQITSGADSKYTSLPEIDDSLQEDADYVHITLNNTIEGTAFKIVPTFKEVPIIGDMSSNILGQRYNVTDFGMIYAGAQKNIGPAGLTVVIIRHDLVEKSPDLPAMLSYKKLVAKNSTLNTPPVFAIYCAGLVFEWLLAQGGVDEMEKRNRKKSKLLYDYLDSSSVFQSPVAIESRSLTNIPFVTGNAELDKQFIALANDNNLVGLKGHRLVGGMRASLYNAFPIEGVEKLITVMEKFELEHKEVD; encoded by the coding sequence ATGGCGATTGTTTACAATTTTTCTGCTGGACCGGCTGTTATGCCAAAGGAAGTTTTAGAAAAGGTTCAACGAGAATTATTATCGTATAAAAATAGTGGTATGAGTGTTATGGAGATTAGTCATCGTTCCTCACTTTTTGCTGATATTCAAAAGAATGCTGAAGGGAATCTTCGTAAATTGATGAATATTCCCGATGAATATGATGTTTTGTTTTTGCAAGGTGGAGCAACACTCCAATTTACAATGGCACCAATGAACCTTGCTATCAATAAGAAAAAAATAGATTTTGTTGATACTGGGCATTGGGCACAAAGGGCTATTGAAGAAGCTAGATTAGTTGATGGTATAGAAGTTACACAAATTACTAGTGGAGCAGATTCAAAGTACACAAGTCTTCCTGAAATAGATGATTCTTTACAAGAAGATGCGGATTATGTTCATATAACTCTAAATAATACAATTGAAGGAACTGCATTCAAAATAGTTCCTACTTTTAAAGAAGTACCTATAATAGGCGATATGTCGTCAAATATCTTGGGACAAAGATATAATGTGACAGATTTTGGAATGATATATGCAGGTGCACAAAAGAATATCGGACCTGCTGGACTGACAGTAGTAATTATTCGCCATGATTTGGTAGAAAAGTCACCTGATCTTCCAGCAATGTTGAGTTACAAAAAATTAGTAGCAAAAAATTCAACGTTAAATACGCCGCCAGTTTTTGCAATTTATTGTGCGGGTCTTGTTTTTGAGTGGCTTCTTGCGCAAGGTGGGGTGGATGAAATGGAAAAGCGGAATCGAAAGAAATCAAAGCTGCTTTATGATTATCTTGATTCTTCTAGTGTATTTCAATCACCAGTCGCTATTGAGAGTCGTTCACTGACTAATATTCCCTTTGTAACTGGTAACGCAGAATTAGATAAGCAATTTATCGCCTTAGCAAATGATAATAACTTAGTTGGCTTAAAGGGCCATCGATTAGTGGGCGGTATGAGAGCCAGCTTATATAATGCTTTTCCAATAGAGGGTGTCGAGAAACTGATAACTGTTATGGAAAAATTTGAATTAGAGCATAAGGAAGTGGACTAA
- a CDS encoding C40 family peptidase, whose translation MKRTTKTLLASTVGAAGLFLASTTNASASTTVKVNKNDTVWDLSQKYGVSIKSIEALNNINQNSHLIVESQTLTIPDSDNTSSSSNTSSTSSAATSTVAVTEGDSLWAIAQKYNTTVDSLRSLNGLSSTETLIRTGQTLKVSGSADTSATTTSSDTQSSTSTESSTKTSSVTVSANHVTYTVKSGDSLYTIAQAYGVTVASLRSSNTLGSAILPGQTLTINDPTKTPATTTTTDSSNSTSSSTATATSSTTTAATSSSASSTPAATASSTAATSSSTAAASSSATTAASTTTASSTTSTTSSTTTTSSSSVSTSSVVAYAEYLATQRIPYVYGGTTLSGFDCSGFVQYVYAHFGVSLPRTSQAQSTIGTAVAVSQAKAGDLLFWGSQGSSWHVGIYVGGTSYVAAPSSGQNVSLKSFQYFQPTFAIHMN comes from the coding sequence TTGAAACGTACAACAAAAACATTATTAGCAAGCACTGTTGGTGCGGCTGGTTTATTTCTTGCTTCTACAACGAATGCAAGTGCCTCAACAACCGTCAAAGTAAATAAGAACGATACAGTTTGGGATCTCTCACAAAAATATGGTGTTTCTATCAAGTCTATTGAAGCTTTAAATAACATTAATCAAAATAGCCATTTAATTGTTGAAAGCCAAACGTTAACTATTCCCGATAGTGATAATACTTCTAGTTCATCAAACACAAGCTCTACTTCTTCGGCTGCAACTTCTACTGTCGCAGTCACTGAAGGAGATTCTCTTTGGGCAATTGCTCAAAAATATAATACAACAGTTGACAGTTTACGTTCATTAAATGGATTATCATCAACAGAAACATTAATTAGAACTGGTCAAACTCTCAAAGTTAGTGGTTCTGCGGATACTAGTGCTACAACAACATCTTCAGATACTCAAAGTAGCACAAGTACAGAAAGTTCTACAAAGACATCTTCTGTTACAGTTTCCGCAAACCATGTTACATATACAGTTAAGTCTGGGGATTCACTTTATACAATTGCCCAAGCTTATGGTGTTACTGTAGCTTCTCTACGTTCTTCTAATACTTTGGGTTCAGCTATTTTGCCAGGACAAACATTGACAATCAATGATCCTACAAAAACACCTGCTACAACTACTACAACAGATTCAAGCAATTCTACTAGTTCATCTACGGCTACTGCTACAAGTTCTACGACTACGGCTGCTACAAGTAGCTCTGCTAGTTCTACACCTGCTGCTACTGCAAGTTCTACGGCTGCTACGAGTTCATCAACTGCTGCTGCAAGTTCAAGTGCAACAACTGCTGCTTCTACAACAACAGCAAGTAGTACAACATCGACGACAAGTAGCACTACTACAACTTCTTCGTCATCGGTTTCTACATCGTCAGTCGTTGCATATGCAGAATACTTAGCAACTCAAAGGATTCCTTATGTATATGGTGGTACAACATTAAGTGGCTTTGATTGCTCTGGCTTTGTTCAATATGTATATGCTCACTTTGGTGTTTCATTGCCTCGTACTTCACAAGCTCAATCAACAATCGGTACAGCAGTTGCTGTTAGCCAAGCAAAAGCTGGTGACTTATTATTCTGGGGTTCACAAGGTTCATCATGGCATGTAGGGATCTATGTTGGTGGTACAAGTTATGTAGCCGCTCCATCAAGTGGTCAAAATGTCAGTCTTAAGAGTTTCCAATATTTCCAACCTACTTTCGCAATTCACATGAACTAA
- a CDS encoding helix-turn-helix domain-containing protein, with protein sequence MTKFNLELRISIVTEYLTGISSIQLARKYHIANNETILLWVHRFNRFGIAGLKPKSMNLEYSSEFKIEVLNWKQQHKASLPETALHFNLSSPSTIWQWQRKFDLEGLSGLNRVRGNPKTMSKHKKVTKPTTAQIQARHDKNELKQLKQENKMLRIENEFLKKLDALDHEKSAHEKP encoded by the coding sequence ATGACTAAATTTAATTTAGAGTTACGGATTTCTATTGTGACAGAATATTTAACGGGTATTAGTTCCATTCAATTGGCCAGAAAATACCATATTGCCAACAATGAAACGATTCTCCTATGGGTTCATCGCTTTAATCGTTTTGGCATTGCAGGATTAAAACCGAAATCTATGAATTTGGAATACTCTAGTGAATTCAAGATAGAAGTATTAAACTGGAAACAACAGCACAAAGCTTCGCTTCCAGAAACAGCACTACATTTCAACCTCTCTTCACCAAGTACTATCTGGCAATGGCAAAGAAAGTTTGATTTAGAGGGGCTCAGTGGACTAAATAGAGTGAGAGGAAATCCAAAGACTATGTCTAAACATAAAAAAGTGACCAAACCCACAACGGCACAAATCCAAGCACGCCACGATAAAAATGAGTTAAAGCAACTCAAGCAAGAAAATAAGATGTTAAGAATCGAGAACGAATTTTTAAAAAAACTCGATGCCTTAGATCACGAAAAATCAGCTCACGAGAAACCGTGA
- a CDS encoding IS3 family transposase, translated as MSSRETVTLIDDLRRVFKTSISFILKAVKVPRSTYYYTKHSQGREYENDQVIQAIDEIRQTDAKYTQKYGYRRITLVMHEQGFKVNHKRVLRIMKEQGWTCQAFNKQTRKYNSYKGTVGRIAKNKLHRRFKTDRPYQKLVADVSEFRYGQMSQSERIYLEPIMDLFSGEILAFNISAHPTLEFALKPLKEALDGLPELPYRTTVHTDQGFQYQHKQWQKTLKTHHTFQSMSRKATCLDNAAMESFFHLMKAEMMDEHFENSESLAQAMTEWIEFYNNRRIRTKLKGKSPVQYRELANQLAA; from the coding sequence ATCAGCTCACGAGAAACCGTGACCTTAATTGATGATCTGAGGCGGGTCTTCAAAACGTCGATTAGTTTTATCCTTAAAGCCGTTAAGGTACCACGTAGCACGTACTATTACACTAAGCACAGTCAGGGACGAGAATATGAGAATGACCAGGTTATCCAAGCCATTGATGAAATTCGGCAAACAGATGCCAAGTATACTCAAAAATACGGTTACCGTCGCATAACGTTAGTTATGCATGAACAGGGATTTAAAGTTAATCATAAACGCGTCCTCCGAATTATGAAGGAGCAAGGCTGGACATGTCAGGCCTTTAATAAGCAAACTCGCAAATATAACTCATACAAAGGAACTGTTGGTAGAATAGCCAAAAATAAGTTACACCGTCGATTCAAGACAGATCGACCATATCAAAAACTCGTCGCCGACGTTAGTGAATTTCGATACGGTCAGATGAGTCAAAGTGAGCGAATCTATTTAGAACCCATCATGGATTTATTTTCGGGTGAAATTTTGGCATTTAACATTAGTGCACACCCAACTCTTGAATTTGCGTTGAAACCACTAAAAGAAGCATTAGATGGATTACCTGAGCTTCCTTATAGAACAACGGTACACACAGATCAAGGATTTCAGTATCAACATAAACAGTGGCAAAAAACGCTTAAAACTCATCATACCTTTCAGAGTATGTCCCGTAAGGCTACCTGCTTAGATAACGCCGCCATGGAATCATTTTTTCATCTCATGAAAGCAGAGATGATGGATGAACACTTCGAAAATTCAGAGAGTCTCGCGCAAGCGATGACTGAATGGATTGAATTTTATAATAACCGTAGAATCAGGACCAAACTAAAAGGCAAGTCACCGGTACAATACCGAGAACTTGCCAATCAGTTAGCAGCTTAA